TGACGGCGTGATCGGGCAGCCGGGCCGGGTGAGCCTGCCTTGTTGTCTGGCACCATTGCGGGCATGAGCCCCGACCCGCACCAGTGGATCACCGTCGCCGCGTACGAGAACGTGCGCGGCTGCCCGGCGCCGTTGGCCGCTGTCCGCGCTTGACTGCGTGAGCGGGGCATCGACTGGATGCCGTTCGCGCCGGACGAGATGTACTGGGACCTCATGTGCGGCCCGGGGCCCGACGGTCACTGGCACGGTTCTTACGTGATTCACGTGTGGGCCGACGCGCTCCGTCCGCTGGGCCTGCACCCGAGTCAGCCCACGTCCCGCGTGGTCGGCCCCTCACCACCGCGGTGGTGGCACGCGGCGGCGGAAGGGCCCTAGGGGCGGAGGGACGCGGTGTGGGCCAGGACCGCTTCCGCGAGGGGACCCTGGACCGCCGGGGGCAGTGCGTGACCCATGCCCGGGATCTCCACCAGGTGCGCGGTGCCGCCACCGACGACCTGGGCCAGGTGCTGCGGATGCGGGGGCGGGAACACCGGCTCGGCCGGGGCGGAGACGACGAGCGTGGGGACCTTCGTCCCGGCCAGGGCGTCGGTGCGGAGCATGTGGGAGTCGTCGGCCCGGGCATGCGCCGTCGAGGCGATGTGAGTGCCGGTGTGCTCGATGATACGGCGCTCCAGGTCACGGAAGTACGCGTCGTCCACGCCGAGTTGGCGGCCGTTCAGGACGCGCCAGTGCTCCACCCTGCGGTCCAGTTCGGCCTCTAGCCCCGCGTCCTCCACCGGGCGGGACCACAGCTCCAGGACTTCCGGGGCTATGCCGGGGAGTTCGGCCACGGGGATCTCGGTTCCGTCCGGGGCCGCGTATGGGGCTTCGCTGAGCGCGCAGGTGCCGATCAGCGTGGCGCTGAGGACGCGCTCGGGATGGTCGGCGAGGACCAGCTGGGTCAGCATGCCGCCGAGGGACATGCCCACCAGATGCGCGCGCTCCACTCCCAGGGCGTCCAGGACCGCTACGACATCCTGCGCCAAGTCGGTTATGGGGTAAGGGCGTTGGTCGAAGGTGGAGGTGGAGCGGCCCGTGTCCCGGTGGTCGTAGCGGATGACCTGATGCCGGGTGGCGAGATCGTCGGCCAGGGCGTCGGGCCAGCCGAGACCGGAGGCCTGGGCGCCCATGATCAGGAGCAGGGCGGGGGCCTCGGGGTCACCGCGCCGCTCCGTCCACAGCTTGATGCCGGGGGCGACTTCGACGTACTGCTGCTGACGTTGCTGCCTTTGCTGCATGGGGGAACCTCCGGGGTGGCGCACACTGAACAGGACGAGACGTATCGTCTCGTGAGTCTGGTGATACGTCAACCTGCCTGGCCCGCCCCCAGCCCTAGAACCCGCCCCCGAAGTCCCCGCCACCGCCGAAATCGCCGCCGCCCCCGAAGTCACCGCCCCCTCCGAAGTCCCCGGGGTCGAAGTCCGAGCCCGAGTAGTCGCCGCCGTCGTAACCGGCGCCGCCGCCGAAGTCCCCGTATCCCGAGCCGTAGTCCGCCGCGTACGCCGGGCTTGCCATCATTCCGCCCAGCATCGTGCCGACGAGCAGGCCCGGCAGCAGGCCGCCGCCGAAGTAGCCGCCGGCCCAGGGGCCGTAGGCGGGGCCCGCCTCCCAGTACGGGCGGCGCTCCCCCGAATCCGTGGCCACGGTCCGCGACATCGGCTCGTCCCCGTCCGCGAGGCGCGTCGCGTCGGCCAGGCACACCGGGACCGTCCGCTCGGCCCCGCCCGGCGGCGCCCACTGGGCGTCCTTCACCGAGGGGCCGTGGCGCGGGTCGAAGAAGCACGGGGCGCGGCGTTCCGGCAGCGGCCTTCCCTCCCGGCGTGCGGCCAGCAGGGCGAGCGAGAAGCGGCCGTCCTCAAGGGACTGGGTGACGGCCCGCACCTGCTCGGGCCGCTCCGCCGCCGCCATGAACGACTTCGCGTTCTCGTACGAGTCGAGGGCCCGTTCGTAGTCCGCGCGCATCGCGTCGTCCGCTCCCGCCTCCGCGGGGTGGAAGTCGAGCCGGTCGAGCTCCTCGCCGTACGCCGTGATGTCCTCGTCCACCACGACCCGCAGCTTCTCCAGCGCGGCCCGCTGCTCCTCGGCCTTCCGCCGCCGGTTGCGCCGGACCACCGCGTACGTGACCGCGCCGCCCGCGACGAGTACCGCGCCGACACCGATCAGCGCACCCGTGGACGCGTTGTCGGAACCGGAGCCGCCCCAGGAAGCGGGCGCCGTGCCGCGGGCGTCCTTCACCGCCTGGTCGACGAAGGCGTTGAGCTGGGTGTTCGTGTCCGCCACGCCGCCGTAGGTCGTGACGATGTTGGAGACGGCGGCGTTGCTCAGGACCTGCCGGTCGGCCTTCGCGTCGAACTTGTCGCCGAGCCTGATCCCGTACACACCCGTCACGCCGGTCTCGGTGCGCAGTTTCTGGAAGAGATCCTGGCGGGGGAAGTCGGCGGGCAGCACCGCCACGAACACGGGCTTGTCGGCATCCTTGATCTTGTCCGCGAGGGCGTTCGCCTCGACCCCGGACAGCTGGTCCGAGGCGGCCGGATCCACGTACACCGGGCTCTTCTCCCAGGCGTCGGCCACGGCCGGGACACTGGTGGCGGCCGCCGCCCCGGGCGCCGCCGTGAACGACACGGCACCCAGGGACACGAGGAGGCCGGACAGCGCGACAAATATTCGCTTCGCCCCAATACTCATACTTCGAAGCTAACTCAGTCGCGCCCCCGGCGGCGGTCCACGGCCGCCTCTGCCGGACGTCCTACTCGACCGGCTCGACGCCCGCCCGCAGCAGTCCGTAGGTGTACGCGTCCTCCAGCGCCTGCCAGGACGCCGCGATGACGTTCTCCGCGACACCCACCGTCGACCACTCGCCGTCACCGTCACTGGTGGAGATCAGTACCCGGGTCGTGGACGACGTGCCGTGCTTGCCCTCCAGGATGCGGACCTTGTAGTCGACGAGCTCCATCTTGGCGAGCTGGGGGTAGATCCGCTCCAGACCCACCCGGAGCGACCGGTCGAGCGCGTTGACCGGGCCGTTGCCCTCCGCCGTGGCGACGATGCGCTCGCCCTTGGCCCACAGTTTCACCGTCGCCTCGTTCGCGTGCGTGCCGTCGGGCCGGTCCTCGACGATGGCCCGCCAGGACTCGACGCGGAAGTAGCGCCGGGCGCGCCCCTCGACCTCTTCGCGGAGCAGCAGCTCGAAGGACGCGTCGGCGGCCTCGAACGTGTACCCCTGGAGCTCGCGCTCCTTGACCCGCTCGACGACCCGGCCCACCAGCTCCCGGTCGTCGCCCAGGTCGATCCCGAGCTCCTTGCCCTTGAGTTCGATGGAGGCGCGGCCCGCCATGTCCGAGACCAGCATCCGGATGCGGTTGCCGACCAGGTCCGGGTCGATGTGCTGGTAGAGGTCCGGGTCGACCTTGATCGCGGAGGCGTGCAGGCCCGCCTTGTGGGCGAAGGCCGAGACGCCCACGTACGGCTGGTGCGTGGAGGGGGTGAGGTTGACGACCTCGGCGATGGCGTGCGAGACGCGGG
This Streptomyces sp. NBC_01283 DNA region includes the following protein-coding sequences:
- a CDS encoding alpha/beta fold hydrolase, whose amino-acid sequence is MQQRQQRQQQYVEVAPGIKLWTERRGDPEAPALLLIMGAQASGLGWPDALADDLATRHQVIRYDHRDTGRSTSTFDQRPYPITDLAQDVVAVLDALGVERAHLVGMSLGGMLTQLVLADHPERVLSATLIGTCALSEAPYAAPDGTEIPVAELPGIAPEVLELWSRPVEDAGLEAELDRRVEHWRVLNGRQLGVDDAYFRDLERRIIEHTGTHIASTAHARADDSHMLRTDALAGTKVPTLVVSAPAEPVFPPPHPQHLAQVVGGGTAHLVEIPGMGHALPPAVQGPLAEAVLAHTASLRP